A window of Akkermansia muciniphila contains these coding sequences:
- the guaB gene encoding IMP dehydrogenase → MADLPLGLSFDDVLLLPRLSAILPGDADISSQLVPGFDMKIPMLSAAMDTVSESELAIALAREGGLAVIHRNNPIDIQAAMVSRVKRFENAVIPNPVTVNKDMTLEEVHQIMMEQGYSGFPVVDSNRRLEGIITGRDMRGVDDYQNVRVKDVMTPLSRLITAAPTTTIEEARHILYTHRIEKLPLVDENGVLAGLITETDIQKRAMFADASKDEHGHLRCGAAVGVGSDYLDRAKALISAGADALFIDAATGHTTRVMDVVSNLRKLTDRPIVAGNVVTAEGASDLIKAGVQAIKVGVGPGSICTTRVISGVGMPQFTAIQEVASVARPAGVTVIADGGIRYSGDIVKALAAGADLVMLGGLLAGTEESPGKVVHYQGRHFKQYRGMGSLGAMRRGSGDRYGQNSSGKLVAEGVEARVPYKGMLADVVFQLMGGLRSGMGYLGAHTLAELRDKARFVQITSGGLKESHPHDITITEEPINYSC, encoded by the coding sequence ATGGCAGATCTCCCTCTTGGATTAAGTTTTGATGACGTGCTCCTGCTGCCCCGCCTGAGCGCGATTCTTCCCGGTGATGCGGACATCAGTTCCCAGCTTGTTCCGGGCTTTGACATGAAAATCCCCATGCTGTCCGCAGCCATGGATACCGTTTCCGAATCGGAACTGGCGATTGCCCTGGCGCGGGAAGGCGGCTTGGCCGTCATTCACCGCAATAATCCCATCGACATCCAGGCGGCCATGGTTTCCCGCGTGAAGCGTTTTGAAAACGCGGTCATTCCTAATCCCGTCACGGTGAACAAGGACATGACGCTTGAAGAAGTCCATCAAATCATGATGGAACAGGGCTATTCCGGCTTCCCGGTGGTGGACTCCAACCGCCGTCTGGAAGGCATCATCACCGGGCGCGACATGCGCGGCGTGGATGATTACCAGAACGTCCGGGTCAAGGATGTCATGACTCCCCTTTCCCGCCTGATTACGGCGGCTCCCACCACCACCATTGAGGAAGCGCGCCACATTCTTTACACCCACCGCATTGAAAAACTTCCCCTGGTGGATGAAAACGGCGTGCTGGCCGGCCTCATCACGGAAACGGACATCCAGAAGCGCGCCATGTTTGCGGACGCCTCCAAGGACGAACACGGCCACCTGCGCTGCGGCGCCGCCGTGGGCGTGGGCTCCGATTACCTGGACCGCGCCAAGGCTCTCATTTCCGCCGGAGCGGACGCCCTGTTCATTGACGCCGCCACCGGCCACACCACCCGCGTCATGGACGTGGTTTCCAACCTCCGCAAACTGACGGACCGTCCCATCGTGGCCGGCAACGTAGTCACGGCGGAAGGCGCCTCCGACCTGATCAAGGCGGGCGTGCAAGCCATCAAGGTGGGCGTGGGCCCCGGCTCCATTTGCACCACCCGCGTCATTTCCGGCGTGGGCATGCCCCAGTTCACGGCTATCCAGGAGGTAGCCTCCGTAGCCCGTCCCGCGGGCGTCACCGTCATTGCGGACGGCGGCATCCGCTACTCCGGGGACATCGTGAAAGCCCTGGCCGCCGGCGCTGACCTGGTGATGCTGGGCGGCCTGCTGGCCGGCACGGAAGAAAGCCCGGGCAAGGTGGTCCACTACCAGGGCCGCCACTTCAAGCAGTACCGCGGCATGGGCTCCCTGGGCGCCATGCGCCGCGGCTCCGGCGACCGTTACGGCCAGAACAGCTCCGGCAAGCTCGTCGCGGAAGGCGTGGAAGCGCGCGTCCCGTACAAGGGCATGCTGGCGGACGTGGTCTTCCAGCTCATGGGCGGCCTGCGCTCCGGCATGGGCTACCTGGGCGCACACACCCTGGCGGAACTCCGGGACAAGGCCCGTTTTGTCCAGATCACCTCCGGCGGCCTGAAGGAAAGCCACCCCCACGACATCACCATCACGGAAGAACCCATCAACTATTCCTGTTAA
- the guaA gene encoding glutamine-hydrolyzing GMP synthase — MDDKHLVAVIDFGSQYTQLIVRRVRELGYMAKLYALEDLDQIHEPGAVILSGGPKSTTDADAPDIDFEWLQSLNVPVLGVCYGMQLLNIKHGGSVKASNKREYGPAALLPEACAGLYQDMSASSQVWMSHSDTVDHLAEGCQVIARNAEGVPVSLQWGETTFGIQFHPEVTHSHEGRTILRNFLSCAANLKKFDIGDFKRQLIREIQERVGSKQVVCGVSGGVDSTVLAVLLHEAGVNMRAIFVDNGLLRKNEADEVRANFARMNVEIETVDASERFLTALAGEGDPEKKRRIIGGLFIDVFWDAVGDAEMLAQGTLYPDVIESASNAKSKASVIKTHHNRVERVLELQAQGKVLEPLAELFKDEVRELGASMGIPHDILWRHPFPGPGLAVRCPGVVTRDRLDIIRECDAIFIGNLKKYGWYEKVWQAYAGLIPVKTVGVKGDERSYEWATNLRAIVSEDAMTADWVELPPALLRETSNRILNEVKGINRVLYDISTKPPASIEWE; from the coding sequence ATGGACGACAAGCACCTCGTAGCCGTCATTGACTTCGGCTCCCAATACACCCAGCTCATTGTGCGCCGCGTGCGCGAACTGGGCTACATGGCCAAACTGTACGCGCTGGAAGACCTGGACCAGATTCATGAACCCGGCGCCGTCATTCTTTCCGGCGGCCCTAAAAGCACCACGGACGCGGACGCCCCGGACATTGATTTTGAATGGCTCCAGAGCCTGAACGTCCCCGTGCTGGGCGTGTGCTACGGCATGCAGCTCCTGAACATCAAGCACGGCGGCTCCGTGAAAGCCAGCAACAAGCGTGAATACGGCCCCGCCGCCCTGCTGCCGGAAGCCTGCGCGGGCCTGTACCAGGACATGTCAGCCTCCTCCCAGGTATGGATGAGCCATTCGGATACGGTGGACCATCTGGCGGAAGGCTGCCAGGTCATCGCCCGTAATGCGGAAGGCGTCCCCGTCTCCCTCCAGTGGGGAGAAACCACCTTCGGCATCCAGTTCCACCCGGAAGTGACCCATTCCCATGAAGGGCGTACCATCCTGCGCAACTTCCTCTCCTGCGCCGCCAACCTCAAGAAGTTCGACATCGGCGACTTCAAGAGGCAGCTCATCCGTGAAATTCAGGAGCGCGTGGGCAGCAAGCAGGTCGTCTGCGGCGTCTCCGGCGGCGTGGACAGCACCGTGCTGGCCGTCCTGCTGCATGAGGCGGGCGTGAACATGCGCGCCATCTTTGTGGACAACGGCCTGCTGCGTAAGAATGAGGCTGATGAAGTCCGCGCCAATTTCGCCCGCATGAACGTGGAAATTGAAACGGTGGACGCTTCCGAACGCTTCCTGACGGCCCTGGCCGGGGAAGGTGACCCGGAAAAGAAGCGCCGCATCATCGGCGGCCTGTTCATCGACGTATTCTGGGACGCCGTGGGAGACGCGGAAATGCTCGCCCAGGGCACCCTGTACCCGGACGTGATTGAAAGCGCCTCCAACGCCAAATCCAAGGCCTCCGTCATCAAGACCCACCACAACCGCGTGGAACGCGTGCTGGAGCTCCAGGCGCAGGGGAAAGTGCTGGAACCCCTGGCGGAACTGTTCAAGGACGAGGTGCGTGAACTGGGAGCCTCCATGGGCATCCCGCATGACATCCTGTGGCGCCACCCCTTCCCCGGTCCCGGCCTGGCCGTACGCTGTCCCGGCGTAGTTACCAGGGACCGCCTGGATATCATCCGGGAATGTGACGCCATCTTCATCGGCAATCTGAAAAAATACGGCTGGTATGAAAAAGTCTGGCAGGCTTACGCCGGCCTGATCCCCGTGAAGACAGTGGGCGTGAAAGGCGACGAACGCTCCTACGAATGGGCCACCAACCTGCGCGCCATCGTGTCGGAAGACGCCATGACGGCGGACTGGGTGGAGCTCCCCCCCGCCCTTCTGCGTGAAACCAGCAACCGCATTCTCAATGAAGTGAAGGGCATCAACCGGGTCCTTTACGATATTTCCACCAAGCCCCCGGCTTCCATTGAGTGGGAATAA
- a CDS encoding sugar O-acetyltransferase — translation MMTELEKCMAGEWYDCHDKVFLEFKAKTHRLLMKYNSLPYDHKEEKYQVLKEMLGSIGTKVSIGHSFTCDYGRNIHIGNNVTVNTGCTFVDCNKITIGSNVLIAPNVQIYTATHPIDLNERLTPVETAEGVEYVRHTFALPVTIEDGCWIGGGVIILPGITIGKGSVIGAGSVVTRNIPANSLAAGNPCKVIRKINGSQEQ, via the coding sequence ATCATGACTGAACTGGAAAAATGCATGGCGGGAGAATGGTATGACTGCCACGACAAGGTGTTCCTGGAATTCAAGGCCAAGACACACCGCCTCTTGATGAAATACAATTCCCTGCCTTACGACCATAAGGAGGAGAAGTACCAGGTCCTGAAGGAAATGCTTGGCAGCATAGGCACTAAAGTCTCCATAGGCCACTCCTTTACTTGCGACTACGGCCGCAATATCCATATCGGGAATAACGTCACTGTCAATACGGGCTGCACGTTCGTGGACTGCAATAAAATCACCATTGGCAGCAATGTGCTGATCGCCCCCAACGTGCAGATTTACACCGCTACGCATCCCATTGACCTGAATGAGCGCCTCACCCCCGTTGAAACGGCGGAGGGCGTTGAATACGTCCGCCATACCTTTGCCCTTCCGGTCACGATAGAAGACGGCTGCTGGATTGGCGGCGGCGTGATCATTCTACCGGGTATTACCATTGGGAAAGGCAGCGTCATCGGCGCCGGCAGCGTGGTCACCAGGAATATTCCCGCCAACAGCCTGGCGGCGGGAAATCCCTGCAAAGTTATCCGTAAAATCAACGGAAGTCAGGAACAATGA
- a CDS encoding HAD family hydrolase codes for MIKLIAFDLDGTIGETVPMCIRAFEQAVSPYAGHTLSEREITQTFGLNEVGMIKVVAGEKWREALRDFYPVYEKMHDECPEPYEGICELIHTLKAAGILVALITGKGEKSCRITLEKFGMQDLFCSVKTGAEDRPNKADAIEELLAAYCVAKDEFYYIGDAVSDVTACKKAGVPCLSAAWGATADISGLEESNPSKVFFSIEDLAHFLRRLQKGM; via the coding sequence ATGATTAAACTGATAGCGTTTGACCTGGACGGCACCATCGGGGAAACGGTCCCCATGTGCATCAGGGCGTTTGAGCAGGCGGTCTCCCCCTATGCGGGCCACACGCTGAGCGAACGGGAAATCACGCAAACCTTCGGCCTGAATGAAGTCGGAATGATCAAGGTAGTGGCCGGGGAAAAATGGAGGGAGGCTCTTCGTGACTTTTATCCGGTTTATGAGAAAATGCATGATGAATGCCCAGAACCGTACGAGGGCATTTGCGAACTGATCCACACCCTAAAAGCTGCTGGAATACTGGTTGCCCTGATTACCGGAAAGGGAGAAAAGAGCTGCCGCATCACTCTTGAAAAATTCGGCATGCAGGACCTGTTCTGCTCTGTAAAAACCGGTGCGGAAGACAGGCCCAATAAAGCGGACGCCATTGAGGAACTGCTGGCTGCCTACTGCGTGGCAAAAGATGAATTTTATTACATTGGAGACGCGGTTTCAGATGTGACCGCCTGTAAAAAAGCGGGCGTGCCCTGCCTGTCTGCCGCCTGGGGAGCCACAGCAGACATCAGCGGACTGGAAGAGTCCAATCCTTCAAAGGTATTTTTCAGCATTGAAGACCTGGCGCATTTCCTCCGCCGCCTGCAGAAAGGAATGTAA
- a CDS encoding AEC family transporter, which translates to MDTGSIILTSFLSTIPVYLFFATGFYLRHKHVIQADHDAPIMRLAMDVAYPCLVFHSIMKYMVLSGNETLSSVSFSLQAIAAGALELLLGIASAWLVAKMLRMRIGTGLRTFTLTAGVQNYAFFVIPIIQMLFTASNDPTLGVLFVHNVGCELVVWSIGVIIIAGGPGNLNMGVFFRGPLLAVMVGLTLAWSGLGTYVAQPPLMKTFEMIGNCATPLCLILFGCSMRDLWHNMKWEPKPIVCGLLTRLGLAPALLLLMAYFLPVDDYIKRVIIIQAAIPSAVIPVILAKRFGGNPDLGTQILLTTTVASFITLPCWLALGSSLVVPLY; encoded by the coding sequence ATGGATACCGGTTCCATCATCCTCACCTCTTTCCTTTCCACCATTCCCGTCTATCTTTTCTTCGCCACGGGTTTCTACCTGCGCCACAAGCACGTTATCCAGGCGGATCATGACGCCCCCATCATGCGCCTGGCGATGGACGTGGCCTATCCCTGCCTTGTTTTCCACAGCATCATGAAGTACATGGTGCTCTCCGGGAATGAAACGCTCAGCAGCGTTTCCTTTTCCCTCCAGGCCATTGCGGCAGGAGCGCTGGAACTCCTGCTGGGAATCGCGTCAGCATGGCTGGTCGCCAAAATGCTGCGCATGCGCATCGGCACGGGTCTGCGCACCTTCACCCTGACGGCGGGGGTGCAGAACTACGCCTTCTTCGTCATTCCCATCATCCAGATGCTGTTCACGGCCAGCAATGACCCCACCCTGGGCGTCCTCTTCGTCCACAACGTAGGTTGTGAACTTGTTGTCTGGAGCATCGGCGTCATCATCATTGCCGGTGGACCGGGCAACCTGAACATGGGCGTCTTCTTCCGCGGGCCGCTGCTGGCGGTCATGGTGGGCCTCACGCTCGCCTGGTCGGGCCTGGGAACCTATGTAGCCCAGCCGCCTCTCATGAAAACCTTTGAAATGATCGGCAATTGTGCCACTCCCCTTTGCCTGATCCTCTTCGGTTGTTCCATGAGAGACCTGTGGCACAACATGAAATGGGAACCCAAGCCCATCGTCTGCGGCCTGCTGACGCGTCTGGGACTGGCTCCGGCCCTACTGCTCCTGATGGCTTATTTCCTGCCGGTGGACGACTACATCAAGCGCGTCATCATCATCCAGGCTGCCATTCCCTCCGCCGTCATTCCGGTCATTCTGGCCAAGCGCTTCGGCGGCAATCCGGACCTGGGCACCCAAATCCTGCTGACCACTACCGTGGCCTCCTTCATCACGCTGCCCTGCTGGCTGGCACTGGGGTCTTCCCTCGTCGTACCGTTGTATTAA
- a CDS encoding 3-deoxy-7-phosphoheptulonate synthase, whose protein sequence is MNWFKTDDVRIQDIEPLISPAILIKDYPATTEIAKMVATTRKNAENIISGHDDRLLVVVGPCSIHDPQAAVDYASRLKEQMARFEKDLVIIMRVYFEKPRTTVGWKGLINDPFMNHTFDINRGLHMARGLLLRLGDMGIPAATEFLDTITPQYIADLITWGAIGARTTESQVHRELASGLSMPVGFKNGTSGSLQIAVDAIISSSCPHCFLSVTKQGVSAIVSTTGNKSCHLILRGSSLGPNFDDEHVKEAAEALQKAGINNRIMVDCSHGNSCKDYRKQPSVAASIAEQISDGSDQVVAVMIESNIVEGAQPLSSDLVYGKSITDQCIGWDSTVEVLENLAGAVRKRRAKRQEA, encoded by the coding sequence ATGAACTGGTTCAAAACAGACGACGTACGCATTCAAGACATCGAGCCCCTGATCTCCCCCGCCATCCTGATCAAGGATTATCCGGCGACCACGGAAATCGCCAAAATGGTGGCTACGACACGCAAGAATGCGGAGAACATCATTTCCGGCCATGACGACCGCCTGCTGGTGGTGGTGGGGCCGTGCTCCATCCATGATCCCCAGGCCGCGGTGGACTATGCCTCACGCCTGAAGGAACAAATGGCGCGCTTTGAAAAGGACCTGGTGATCATCATGCGCGTGTATTTTGAAAAGCCCCGCACCACGGTGGGCTGGAAGGGCCTGATCAATGACCCGTTCATGAACCACACCTTTGACATCAACCGCGGCCTTCATATGGCCCGCGGCCTGCTGCTCCGCCTGGGGGACATGGGAATTCCCGCAGCAACCGAGTTTCTGGACACCATCACTCCGCAATACATCGCGGACCTGATTACGTGGGGAGCCATCGGCGCCCGCACCACGGAAAGCCAGGTGCACCGTGAGCTGGCCTCCGGGCTTTCCATGCCCGTGGGGTTCAAGAATGGCACCAGCGGCAGCCTTCAGATTGCCGTGGACGCCATCATTTCCTCCTCGTGCCCGCACTGCTTCCTTTCCGTGACCAAGCAGGGCGTTTCCGCCATTGTCTCCACCACGGGCAACAAGTCCTGCCACCTGATTCTGCGCGGTTCCTCCCTGGGGCCGAACTTTGATGACGAGCATGTGAAGGAAGCCGCGGAAGCCTTGCAGAAAGCCGGAATCAACAACCGCATCATGGTGGACTGCTCCCACGGCAACAGCTGCAAGGATTACCGCAAGCAGCCGTCCGTGGCTGCCAGCATCGCGGAACAGATTTCCGACGGTTCCGACCAGGTGGTGGCCGTGATGATTGAAAGCAACATCGTGGAAGGGGCCCAGCCGCTGAGTTCCGACCTGGTGTACGGCAAGAGCATCACGGACCAGTGCATCGGCTGGGACAGTACGGTGGAAGTGCTGGAAAACCTTGCCGGCGCCGTCCGCAAGCGCCGCGCCAAACGGCAGGAAGCGTAA
- a CDS encoding type II secretion system protein, whose protein sequence is MKAPFLNRKSRGFTLIELLVVIAIILTLAGIAMTVVNGVMEKSRVTTARSDCNGLQTAVENYMLDNGRVPVAWNSREMAKQARKDGQYYMTTAVDDDSRIMSILTNYMDRGDEDRKLNPKKTAYFNTTTTDVEGSPGLFFESRGRVGLMDPWESPYYIILNANPDDRTPRVQVGSRMVTKNVAVYSTGKDKQGSTADGHINNQELTEDNVTSW, encoded by the coding sequence ATGAAGGCACCTTTTTTGAACCGTAAATCCAGAGGATTCACGTTGATTGAATTGCTTGTGGTGATCGCCATTATCCTGACGCTGGCCGGCATTGCCATGACTGTGGTGAATGGCGTGATGGAAAAGTCCCGGGTTACCACGGCGCGGAGCGACTGCAACGGATTGCAGACGGCTGTTGAAAATTACATGCTGGACAATGGCCGCGTTCCCGTAGCCTGGAACAGCCGGGAAATGGCCAAGCAGGCCCGCAAGGACGGACAGTATTACATGACGACGGCCGTGGATGATGACAGCCGCATCATGAGCATCCTGACCAATTACATGGACCGTGGCGATGAGGACAGGAAGCTGAACCCCAAGAAGACGGCCTATTTCAACACCACCACCACGGATGTGGAAGGTTCCCCTGGCCTGTTCTTTGAAAGCCGCGGCCGCGTGGGCCTGATGGACCCGTGGGAATCCCCCTATTACATTATTCTGAATGCCAATCCGGATGACCGTACCCCCCGCGTCCAGGTCGGTTCCCGCATGGTGACCAAGAATGTAGCCGTTTACAGCACCGGCAAGGATAAGCAGGGCAGCACGGCGGACGGGCACATCAATAATCAGGAATTGACGGAAGACAACGTCACTTCCTGGTAA
- the secG gene encoding preprotein translocase subunit SecG, translating into MNLFLANSLNISIQLLFAVLVIVSLLLLGVVLMQRPKQEGLGAAFGAAITDQAFGARTTDVLKKATVYFGTAFMILCLVLGMLINRQHVKSSESLLSPEMMKAAAKQEAAVPVKTPEELQQEELRRRAAEAEAASSQAPVPAAPEVPAAPAN; encoded by the coding sequence ATGAACCTTTTTTTAGCAAATTCACTCAATATCAGCATACAGTTACTCTTTGCCGTTCTGGTGATTGTGTCACTTCTTCTCCTGGGCGTGGTGCTTATGCAGAGACCCAAGCAGGAAGGGCTGGGGGCCGCCTTCGGCGCTGCCATTACGGACCAGGCCTTCGGCGCGCGCACAACGGACGTGCTGAAAAAAGCCACGGTATACTTCGGTACCGCCTTCATGATTCTTTGCCTGGTGCTGGGCATGCTGATCAACCGCCAGCACGTCAAGAGCTCCGAGAGCCTGCTGAGCCCGGAAATGATGAAGGCCGCCGCCAAGCAGGAAGCCGCCGTTCCCGTCAAGACGCCGGAAGAGCTCCAGCAGGAGGAACTGCGCAGGCGGGCCGCTGAGGCGGAAGCCGCTTCTTCCCAGGCCCCGGTTCCCGCCGCTCCGGAAGTCCCCGCGGCGCCCGCCAACTGA
- a CDS encoding aspartate 1-decarboxylase, translating into MLVEQLKSKIHRAMITRGDVQYEGSIEIPADLMAAVDLWPGEKVLVASVTSGNRLETYALQGPAGTGNIIMNGGAAHLIKTGERVVIMSFALSDKPIVPKKIVCNEHNEIIS; encoded by the coding sequence ATGTTGGTTGAGCAGTTAAAATCAAAAATCCACCGCGCCATGATTACCCGTGGCGATGTTCAATATGAAGGCAGTATTGAAATTCCTGCCGATCTGATGGCCGCTGTGGACCTGTGGCCCGGAGAAAAGGTCCTCGTGGCGTCCGTCACATCCGGAAACCGTCTGGAAACGTATGCCCTGCAGGGGCCTGCCGGTACGGGAAACATCATCATGAACGGCGGTGCAGCCCATTTAATCAAGACGGGTGAACGGGTGGTCATCATGAGCTTCGCCCTGTCGGACAAGCCCATTGTCCCCAAGAAAATCGTTTGCAACGAGCATAACGAAATCATTTCCTAG
- the ribF gene encoding riboflavin biosynthesis protein RibF — translation MVIYREFKELEGVFSPVHWAMGMFDGLHLGHAGVIAAAVEGAARDGGIAAVLTFRTHPLARVRPESVPPAIMAVDAEKFALMEELGVKMVLTLEFSSRLASLSPEEFIKELCSSCRVAEIAVGEDWHFGRGRAGDVGTLRLLASRYGFRVTAVPPILRAGERVSSTRIREAVRAADFLQAAEMLGRPYRWKGTVLHGRQLGRLLNYPTANMKPGSGVQPPHGVYAVRAWVNGVEYGGVANLGVRPTVEGDAGELLLETHLFGQPGDIYGQKMEVEPVRFLRAEAKFPSLEELKSQLALDAAHAAEVLKRGE, via the coding sequence TTTGACGGTCTGCACCTGGGGCATGCCGGGGTAATTGCCGCGGCAGTGGAAGGCGCGGCCCGTGACGGAGGCATTGCCGCCGTGCTGACGTTCCGCACTCATCCGCTGGCCCGTGTCCGCCCGGAAAGCGTGCCGCCTGCCATTATGGCGGTAGATGCGGAAAAGTTCGCCCTGATGGAAGAGCTGGGGGTGAAGATGGTGCTGACGCTGGAATTTTCCTCCCGTTTGGCCTCCCTGAGTCCGGAGGAGTTTATTAAGGAACTCTGTTCCTCCTGCCGGGTTGCGGAAATTGCCGTGGGAGAAGACTGGCATTTTGGCCGCGGCCGCGCGGGCGATGTGGGGACCCTGCGCCTTCTCGCAAGCCGTTACGGGTTCCGGGTGACGGCCGTTCCCCCCATTCTGCGCGCTGGAGAGCGCGTGAGCAGCACCCGGATTCGGGAAGCCGTGCGCGCGGCGGATTTTTTACAGGCGGCGGAGATGCTGGGCCGCCCCTACCGCTGGAAGGGCACGGTGCTTCACGGGCGCCAATTGGGGCGCCTGCTGAATTATCCGACGGCGAACATGAAACCCGGCAGCGGAGTGCAGCCTCCCCACGGCGTTTACGCCGTGCGCGCCTGGGTGAACGGTGTGGAATATGGGGGCGTCGCCAACCTGGGGGTGCGTCCCACCGTAGAGGGGGATGCGGGGGAACTGCTGCTGGAAACGCATTTGTTCGGCCAGCCCGGGGATATTTACGGGCAAAAAATGGAAGTGGAACCAGTGAGGTTCCTGAGGGCGGAAGCCAAATTCCCCTCCCTGGAGGAGCTGAAAAGCCAGCTTGCGCTGGACGCCGCCCATGCCGCTGAAGTGTTGAAACGGGGTGAGTAA